In the genome of Photobacterium sp. TLY01, one region contains:
- a CDS encoding bile acid:sodium symporter family protein has product MSSTSLLLLNLILAMMMFGIALSLKPADFRQVIRQPKGPLTGLAAQFVLMPALTWLLTLLVPMPAEVALGLILVASCPGGSFSNIVTYLAKGNTAMSISMTGIASVAAAFMTPFNFMFYAGMNPQTAQLLKQIAVPPESLLMMVALVLALPLALGLICSQIAPGFAKRSEPFFRIISLLTLFSFVAIALVSNWPRFIAGASVFLLAVIVHNALALGIGWLCARVMKLPVADRRAITLEVGLQNSGLGLGIIFTFFGDLTGMAIIAAGWGIWHLISGMGLCYCWHRLDHRHAALTSPVSSTREQHKGTL; this is encoded by the coding sequence ATGTCGAGCACGAGCCTGCTGTTACTGAATCTGATCCTGGCCATGATGATGTTTGGCATCGCCCTGAGCCTCAAGCCGGCCGATTTCCGCCAGGTCATCCGCCAGCCCAAAGGCCCCCTGACCGGACTGGCGGCCCAGTTTGTGCTGATGCCGGCGCTGACCTGGCTGCTTACTCTGCTGGTGCCCATGCCCGCCGAAGTGGCCTTGGGCTTAATCCTGGTGGCCAGTTGCCCCGGCGGCAGCTTTTCCAATATCGTCACCTATCTGGCCAAAGGCAATACGGCGATGTCCATCAGTATGACAGGAATCGCCAGTGTCGCCGCAGCCTTCATGACCCCCTTTAATTTCATGTTCTATGCCGGCATGAACCCGCAGACGGCCCAGTTGCTGAAGCAAATTGCCGTGCCGCCGGAAAGTCTGTTGATGATGGTGGCACTGGTGCTGGCGTTACCGCTGGCGCTCGGACTGATCTGCAGCCAGATAGCCCCCGGTTTTGCCAAACGCAGCGAGCCCTTTTTCCGCATCATCTCGCTGCTCACTCTGTTCAGCTTTGTGGCGATTGCGTTGGTCAGTAACTGGCCGCGCTTTATTGCCGGTGCCAGTGTTTTCCTGCTGGCGGTGATTGTCCACAATGCCCTGGCGCTGGGGATCGGCTGGCTCTGTGCCCGGGTCATGAAACTGCCGGTTGCCGATCGCCGGGCGATCACACTGGAAGTCGGGCTGCAGAATTCCGGCCTGGGACTGGGCATCATTTTCACCTTTTTCGGCGATCTGACCGGGATGGCCATTATTGCCGCAGGCTGGGGGATCTGGCATCTGATCAGTGGCATGGGACTGTGCTATTGCTGGCACCGCCTGGATCACCGCCACGCCGCCCTCACCTCACCTGTTTCATCCACGCGCGAACAGCATAAAGGGACCTTATGA
- a CDS encoding NAD(P)/FAD-dependent oxidoreductase, translated as MHPYVVIGAGPMGLCTVRRLAEQGLPVIGLEAHADVGGLWDISSPTSTMYESAHLISSKRMTEFSDFPMADHVATYPKHDQLCRYFQDYARHFNLYGHYRFHAWVEKVEPCQGNWLVTYRQHDETFTLMASGVLLANGTLHHPRRGNFDGEFRGEQFHSSDYKSAEVFAGKRVLIVGCGNSACDIAVDAVHRARSVDMVIRRGYYFLPKFVAGVPTDTLGGKVRLPNRLKQLVDGTLVRLISGKPSQFGLPDPDYRMYESHPVVNSMFLHHIGHGDIGVRPSIEQLLPNGARFQDGQEAEYDLILEATGYSLHYPFIDRRHLNWDGDAPSLYLNMFTPQHDNLFVMGMVEASGLGWQGRDDQAQLVARFIRARHEKPAEAEKFMNKVRQQASRRIDGGIAYLNLERMAYYVHKADYLAALNREMRQLQWER; from the coding sequence ATGCATCCCTACGTTGTAATTGGCGCCGGCCCGATGGGCCTGTGCACAGTACGCCGCCTGGCCGAACAAGGATTGCCTGTGATCGGGCTGGAAGCCCATGCCGATGTCGGCGGACTGTGGGACATCAGCAGCCCGACCAGTACGATGTATGAATCGGCTCACCTGATTTCCTCCAAACGAATGACAGAGTTCTCTGATTTTCCGATGGCGGATCATGTGGCCACCTATCCGAAACATGATCAGCTGTGCCGCTATTTTCAGGATTATGCGCGGCATTTTAATCTCTATGGCCATTATCGCTTTCACGCCTGGGTGGAGAAGGTCGAGCCTTGTCAGGGCAACTGGCTGGTCACCTACCGCCAGCATGATGAGACCTTTACCCTGATGGCATCCGGGGTACTGCTGGCCAATGGTACGCTGCATCACCCCAGACGGGGCAACTTTGACGGCGAATTCCGGGGCGAGCAATTTCACAGCAGCGATTATAAAAGCGCCGAGGTCTTTGCCGGAAAACGGGTCCTGATTGTCGGCTGCGGGAACAGTGCCTGCGACATTGCAGTCGATGCCGTGCATCGCGCCCGCTCAGTTGACATGGTGATCCGCCGGGGATATTACTTCCTGCCTAAATTTGTGGCGGGCGTCCCCACAGATACTCTGGGGGGGAAAGTGCGCTTACCGAACCGGCTGAAACAGCTCGTCGACGGCACCCTGGTCAGACTGATTTCCGGCAAGCCCAGTCAGTTTGGTCTGCCGGATCCCGACTACCGCATGTACGAATCCCACCCTGTGGTCAATTCCATGTTCCTGCACCACATCGGGCACGGTGATATTGGCGTGCGGCCATCGATTGAGCAGTTACTGCCCAATGGCGCCCGCTTCCAGGACGGGCAGGAAGCAGAGTATGATCTGATCCTTGAGGCCACCGGCTATTCGCTGCATTATCCCTTTATCGACCGTCGGCACCTGAACTGGGACGGCGATGCGCCCAGCCTGTACCTCAATATGTTCACCCCGCAGCATGACAACCTGTTTGTGATGGGCATGGTGGAAGCCTCAGGGCTTGGCTGGCAGGGACGTGATGATCAGGCGCAGCTGGTAGCCCGTTTCATCCGGGCACGCCATGAGAAACCGGCCGAAGCGGAAAAATTTATGAACAAAGTCCGCCAGCAGGCGAGCCGCAGAATTGACGGCGGCATTGCATATCTCAACCTGGAGCGGATGGCCTACTATGTACACAAAGCCGATTACCTGGCGGCACTGAACCGCGAAATGCGCCAGCTGCAATGGGAGCGCTGA
- a CDS encoding AraC family transcriptional regulator, which produces MYASTVTPGFSKAILKFLPSLGITLPDALRRQVAACPAGERLPLSLQDQLWQTIADLASCDGVGLRIGRQLQIDQFDMLGFLLLSSVNLAGAVDNLLRFSDLVGEGGRFARFHSQEGWHLVYRPHFESARAPRLEAIFASVMQGAAVVAGGPVIPKRVAFEHPPQAPLALYREVFGETQICFSQTGNALVFSDEDWLCSRRDIQPELQAQLIRLAQQQMKRLAPASFLDQISHLLTQQPSLTRAQTAALCNLSERHLNRKLADFGVSFRTLSEQIKKQQALQMLNQKGSTQANLALHFGYADDSAFAKAFKRWTGMGIRDYRASGCDSE; this is translated from the coding sequence ATGTATGCCAGCACGGTCACACCAGGATTTAGCAAGGCAATCCTTAAGTTTCTGCCGTCTTTGGGGATCACGCTGCCGGACGCCCTGCGGCGCCAGGTCGCCGCTTGTCCGGCCGGTGAACGCTTGCCCTTGTCCTTGCAGGATCAGCTCTGGCAGACGATTGCGGATCTTGCCAGTTGCGACGGGGTCGGGTTGCGGATTGGCCGCCAACTGCAGATCGATCAGTTTGATATGCTGGGCTTTTTGTTACTCAGTAGTGTCAATCTGGCCGGTGCGGTAGACAATCTGTTGCGTTTTTCTGATCTGGTCGGAGAAGGCGGACGCTTTGCCCGGTTCCACAGTCAGGAAGGCTGGCATCTGGTTTATCGCCCCCATTTTGAGTCGGCCAGAGCCCCGCGACTGGAAGCCATTTTTGCCAGTGTGATGCAGGGCGCTGCCGTGGTCGCCGGTGGCCCGGTGATCCCGAAGCGGGTCGCGTTCGAGCATCCGCCTCAGGCGCCGCTGGCCCTGTACCGCGAGGTGTTTGGCGAGACTCAGATCTGTTTTTCGCAGACAGGGAACGCCTTGGTTTTCAGTGATGAAGACTGGTTGTGCAGCCGGCGTGACATTCAGCCGGAATTGCAGGCCCAGTTGATACGGCTGGCGCAGCAGCAGATGAAACGACTGGCGCCCGCCTCGTTTCTGGACCAAATCAGCCACCTGCTGACACAGCAACCCAGTCTGACCCGCGCGCAGACTGCGGCCTTGTGCAATCTCAGTGAGCGCCACCTCAACCGTAAGCTGGCGGATTTTGGCGTCAGCTTCAGGACCTTGTCTGAGCAGATAAAAAAGCAGCAGGCTCTGCAGATGCTGAACCAAAAAGGCAGCACCCAGGCCAATCTGGCGCTGCATTTTGGTTATGCAGATGACAGTGCCTTTGCCAAAGCGTTCAAACGCTGGACCGGCATGGGGATCCGGGACTACCGCGCCTCAGGCTGTGACAGCGAGTGA
- the cpxA gene encoding envelope stress sensor histidine kinase CpxA has translation MKLSPFSRPIFNKPVFNRLSSRIFAIFWLTLMLVVVVLLLLPHLDPRSQHTIPQPELARYQDAAARISERLSSQPGPLQAKLLPLADPERHKGMQLYFTNDDGELLTPHQRTKALRNFITSADSPDAPRQKLYGRWMVAGPFLVTDQQQSALMYVGRISHRPPPFFLRILDQPFHLLLLTMLVSTPLLLWLAWALSRPARKLQEAAQRVASGQFTQDPTLESSGPLEFRQAGASFNQMVSSVNQMISGQQRLLSDISHELRSPLTRLRMATALAQRKQGNSTELDRIDTEAERLEAMIAKLLELSRMQIHGQETREYSDAVSLWQDMLEDAEFEASQNQKSLTCSPLQPWPLAGNAELLISALENVVRNAIYYSQDRIDVQFSANDHSLTVTIDDNGEGVPDDQLQDIFRPFYRVSTARDRHSGGTGLGLAITENAIRQHNGSITASHSPLGGLRVTLMLPLAQKSQRHSLSQPEAR, from the coding sequence ATGAAACTCAGCCCATTCAGCCGGCCCATATTCAACAAGCCAGTGTTCAACCGCCTCTCCAGCCGGATCTTTGCCATTTTCTGGCTGACCCTGATGCTGGTTGTTGTGGTGCTTCTGCTGCTGCCCCACCTTGACCCTCGCTCGCAGCATACGATTCCTCAGCCAGAGCTGGCGCGTTATCAGGACGCCGCGGCGCGCATTTCAGAGCGGTTAAGCAGCCAGCCCGGTCCGCTGCAGGCAAAACTGCTGCCGCTGGCCGATCCCGAGCGCCACAAAGGCATGCAGCTGTATTTCACCAATGATGACGGCGAACTCCTGACGCCGCATCAGCGTACCAAAGCGTTACGCAATTTCATTACCAGTGCCGACAGCCCGGACGCGCCGCGCCAGAAACTCTACGGCCGCTGGATGGTGGCCGGACCTTTTCTGGTGACCGATCAGCAGCAAAGCGCGCTGATGTATGTCGGCAGAATCTCGCACCGCCCGCCGCCTTTCTTCCTGCGTATTCTCGATCAGCCTTTTCATCTGCTGCTGCTGACTATGCTGGTCAGTACCCCGCTGCTGTTGTGGCTGGCCTGGGCATTAAGCCGTCCGGCGCGCAAACTGCAAGAAGCGGCGCAACGCGTTGCCAGCGGACAATTTACTCAGGATCCGACGCTCGAATCCTCCGGCCCTCTTGAATTCCGCCAGGCCGGCGCCAGCTTTAATCAGATGGTATCCTCAGTCAATCAGATGATCAGCGGGCAACAGCGACTGCTGTCAGATATCTCTCATGAACTGCGCTCTCCGCTGACCCGGCTCCGCATGGCCACCGCCCTGGCCCAGCGCAAGCAGGGCAACAGCACAGAGCTGGATCGCATTGATACCGAAGCGGAACGGCTGGAAGCCATGATTGCCAAACTGCTGGAACTGTCGCGGATGCAAATCCACGGGCAGGAAACCCGCGAGTACAGTGATGCGGTCAGCCTGTGGCAGGACATGCTGGAAGATGCCGAATTTGAGGCCAGCCAGAACCAGAAATCGCTCACCTGCAGCCCGTTACAGCCCTGGCCGCTGGCAGGCAACGCAGAATTGCTGATCAGTGCCCTGGAAAATGTGGTTCGCAATGCCATCTACTACAGCCAAGATCGCATCGATGTTCAGTTCAGCGCCAATGACCATTCGCTGACCGTGACCATAGACGATAACGGCGAAGGCGTGCCCGATGATCAGCTGCAAGATATTTTCCGGCCTTTCTACCGCGTCTCAACCGCCCGGGACCGCCACAGCGGTGGCACCGGACTGGGGCTGGCGATTACAGAAAACGCCATTCGCCAGCACAATGGCAGCATCACCGCCAGCCACAGCCCGCTGGGCGGACTGAGAGTCACCCTGATGCTACCGCTGGCACAAAAAAGCCAGCGTCACTCGCTGTCACAGCCTGAGGCGCGGTAG
- a CDS encoding response regulator: MANILLVDDDHELTALLNDILQLEGFTVRIAHNGEQGLLMADEDTDLILLDVMMPVMNGINMLRKLRETSSTPVLMLTAKGEEIDRVLGLELGADDYLPKPFSDRELLARMRAILRRSRLVQDNQNESDCVSYLDLTIYPGRQEVTCHGELIEMTATELALLSHLIRHPGTVVTKQDLSLEVLGKRLAPFDRAIDMHVSNLRKKLPPREDGKPRIKTLRGKGYLFVEAG; this comes from the coding sequence ATGGCAAACATTCTTCTGGTCGATGACGATCATGAACTGACAGCATTGCTCAATGACATCCTTCAGCTGGAAGGCTTCACCGTGCGCATTGCCCACAATGGTGAACAGGGGCTGTTAATGGCCGATGAGGACACAGATCTGATCCTGCTGGACGTCATGATGCCGGTCATGAACGGCATTAATATGCTGCGTAAACTGCGCGAGACCAGCAGTACGCCGGTACTGATGCTGACCGCCAAAGGTGAAGAGATCGACAGGGTGCTGGGGCTGGAGCTGGGTGCGGATGACTATTTACCCAAGCCTTTCAGCGACCGGGAACTGCTGGCCCGCATGCGTGCGATCCTGCGCCGCTCTCGACTGGTGCAGGACAACCAGAACGAATCAGACTGCGTGAGCTATCTGGATCTGACCATTTATCCCGGCCGGCAGGAAGTCACCTGTCACGGCGAGCTGATAGAAATGACCGCCACAGAGCTGGCCCTGCTCAGCCACCTGATCCGTCACCCCGGCACTGTGGTGACAAAACAGGATCTCAGCCTGGAAGTACTGGGCAAACGCCTGGCCCCCTTTGACCGCGCCATCGACATGCATGTGTCCAATTTGCGCAAAAAACTGCCCCCGCGCGAAGACGGTAAACCCCGAATCAAAACCCTGCGCGGCAAAGGTTATCTGTTTGTGGAGGCGGGATGA
- a CDS encoding CpxP family protein has product MTRTMKTTVAMVLAVPMLLGSVSALAEGGKYHGKGHDGDCGGPRAEHGVMQSLDLTDAQKEQMRSLRESHKAEMRDNMAQGRKAMKANHDKMQALLLADNFDENAVRELAKQMSDQQIEHRVSMMKQRHDMLNILTPEQKAQYKTLKAEKQAECMAKWKEKRSE; this is encoded by the coding sequence ATGACCAGAACAATGAAAACGACAGTTGCCATGGTACTTGCGGTACCTATGCTGCTGGGTTCCGTATCGGCCCTGGCGGAAGGCGGAAAATATCATGGTAAGGGTCATGATGGTGACTGCGGGGGGCCTCGTGCCGAGCATGGGGTGATGCAGTCGCTGGATTTGACCGATGCGCAAAAAGAGCAGATGCGCAGCCTGCGTGAGAGCCATAAAGCGGAGATGCGCGACAACATGGCCCAGGGCCGTAAAGCTATGAAGGCGAATCACGACAAAATGCAAGCCTTGCTGCTGGCTGACAACTTTGATGAAAATGCCGTGCGTGAGCTGGCCAAGCAAATGTCGGATCAGCAAATTGAGCATCGGGTGAGTATGATGAAACAACGTCACGACATGCTCAATATTCTGACGCCTGAGCAGAAAGCACAGTACAAGACATTAAAAGCTGAGAAGCAGGCAGAATGCATGGCGAAATGGAAAGAAAAACGCAGTGAATAA